The Microcoleus sp. FACHB-68 region CCATCACCTTAATTAATGCAGTTGCCTCTTTTATTGGCACAAACATTTTGACAGCGAACCATAAAAGGAACGGGCTGGTTACTGGATCAGAAATTACCAGGAGTCAAGCATAAGCATGAGCTAGAAATGCAGATACTAGCTCATTGACGCTTGTTTTTTAGATCCCTATTCAGTTGTAGGGATTTTTGCCGGCCCGGCTTACTCCTCGTCGTCTTCGTCCTCCTCATCGTCTTCATCTTTCAGGGAACCATTCTTATTAGAATCCACCTGAATCAGATGAATATGTTTGTAGCCCAGCTTGATTTCAAATTCATCCCCAGGCTTTAATCCCATCGCTTCTGTGTAGGTAGAACCGATCACAATTTGTCCATTTTTGTGGACGCTCACGCGATACGTCGGTTCGCGACCCCGGCCATCTTTGGCTCCTTCTGGGCTTAAAGGAATTCCCCTTGCGGCCAACACAGCGTCATAGAAATCTGTGAGATTGACGCGGGTTTGGCTATTTTTTGTGACGGTATAGTACCCGCAGCGCTTTGCGGTTTCTCGCCTCGGTAAATGTGAGAGTTCTTTTACCTTTTGAAGCAGTGCCTTTCCCGTAAGTGGAGCTGTTGCAGTTTCTGTCATCGCCTCGTAAATACCCTTTAATTTTTTGGCTAGCAAATCGAGTCTGAGGTTATCTGGACTCTATAAAAAATATATCCTTAAATCTCTCAATTGTAAAAATTATTTTTACCATCAGGTAGAAAGTGAACATCATTAGGGGGGTAGCAGAGATTCCCCTGTTAAGGTTTAACCCTTGTATCAGCTAAAATTTAACCGTGTTCACGTCCAGGTTCGATAACAAAAAACAGGTGAAAGCCGATCTGTGGAGTCATCTGTCCGAAGAAATACAGAGTTGTCCTAAACAGATCGCCAGCAGCAGAGTGAGAGATGGGGAGATGAGAAAGAATTCGTTTCACTTCAACCTTGAACCGGCAAGCGCCTCTTATGTAGTGTGCGCCTTCCTACAGCATTCACAGCGGATGATTGCGCTTACCAGGGGGCGAAATTTTCCGCACAAATGCAAGCGTTCCTGCTCAACTGGACGCGTGATTTTAAATACCGGAGAACAATCTGCCGCTGGAATGTAGCACCCATAAATAAGCGTGCTCAACGCGTCAGCGATTGCCGAAACAGGAGGAATTCGCCAGTAGCGCTTAGAGATCGTTGCGGGAGTTTTTAAAGTAGCGCTGGATTTGCTTAATAGATTGATAAATTTCCGGCAGGCGGGCGTAAATAGCGGAAGCCTTCAAAAACACCTTATGAGGAACAGCCGGCGTTCCGGAGACTATCTCGCCGGCAGGAACATCGTGATGAATTCCTGATTGGGCTGATGCAATTGCCCCATCTCCTATTTTTACTTGATTCGCTATCCCCACTTGGCCGGCCAAGATGACATTGTTGCCTAATTTGACACCACCGGCAAGCCCAACTTGACCAGATAATGCACAATTTGTGCCGACTTTACAGCCATGACCAATTTGTACCAAATTGTCAATTTTTGTGTTGCAACCGATCCGTGTTTCTCCTACAGCCGGTCGGTCAATATTAGAATTACACCCAACCTCTACACCATCTTCTAAGACTGTGCGGCCTGATTGCTCCATTTTGAACCAACCTGACGGTGCCGGCACAAAACCAAACCCCTCAGCACCAATCACTGCACCACTGTGAATTACACAATTAGCGCCGATTAGCGTGCGTTCTTGAATAGTGCAGTTCGCGTGTAAAACTGTGCGATCACCGATTTGGACTTCGGGATAAATTACTACATTTGGATGAATGCACACGCCGCTGCCAATCTTCACGCCGGCTTGAATAACCACATGAGCACCGATGTAGACTTTCGATCCAATTTCGGCGGAAGGATGAACCACGGCAGTGGGATGAATTTCTGGTGCCGGCCCAAAAGGTTGGTAAAATAATGCGATCGTTTGGGCAAATAACAATCGCGGATTATGGCCGGCAATCCAAGCAATGCCCCGTTGGTTTGCTTTGGCTTGTAGGGCATCATCCATCGGTAAAATTACAGCACTCGCCGCTGTTTTCTCCAACTGGGAGGCATATTTTGCGCCTTCTATATAACTGATGGTACTAGGGGTTGCCTCCTCAATCTGTGCCACCCCTATAATTTCCAGATCCTCACTTGTAGACGTTAGGCTATTTTTACCGGCAGCTTCACCAAGTTTTTGTACCAGTTCGCTAAATTTCATAGATGGGTATTGAGGCATAGACAAACACCGAGAGGCTTAAGCTTGGAAGTAATACGGGCAATCCCGTCAAATCTCCGGCTAACATACTCTATTAAAATAATGGCAATTTTAAAAGTACCACCAAACTTGGCTCACAATAAGCTTGCACTCCACTAAATTTTTCTGCCCGGATTGAGGGGGAGAGTGGGCGAGGGGGAAAGAATTTTAATTTCTTCCCATAGAATCGCAAATGAGATGCGCCTTAGCCTAGCACCCAACTTTTCTCAGGCTGCTTCACACCCTTTAACAAACTTGGTGAGGGGGCGACTAGCTGAAGACGTGTAATTACGGAAATTTATTGCAAATTAAATTAATATTTCTTTTATTTGATAACTTTTTGTAGCCAATGAAACAGGACGGTGGGCTAAAAATCTCTTCCTTAAGGGGGTTTTACGGGATATAAGCGCTCTCTAACTATCCTAGTTGCCGCTGCTTGGCCTTCTTTTGAGGCAATGGGTGAAAAACTTCTGCCGGCTTGCCTTTATTGCTCCTCTTCAGTCACGGATGGATAGTAAAGCAATGGCTGCCGGAATAACGCCTTGCATAAATCCAAGCAAGATGGTATTCTTTGCCGTTAAATCTCCAATAAAAGAAACCCATTTCCAAAAAGAAAACGGGTTTCGACAGACTATGGTGATTTGACCCTTGTTAACAAAGTTGCCGGCTTTGAAGTTTTGTTGCCAACTATTTAATGGTTGCAGCATCCACATCAATGGTGCCGGCACCGGCAGTTGAACCTTCACCGGCTGAAGCCGTTTCAGTCGGATTCTCGCCATTACGAGCTTTGTAACGATCAATCAACAGTTGGGACACTTCGGAAACGAGCAACGTTACAAGGGCAAGATCGTCAATTTGTCCGACAATGGGCAGAAAATCTGGGGCAATATCAATCGGGCTGAACAAATAAGCGGCTGTGCCGAGAATAAGCCACCAGCGATACTTAGGATTACGAATGGTGCTGCGATACCAGGTGTAGAGCGATTGAATTGAGAAGTTCATTGAGTTACCCTCCACTTACTCTTTAATAATGGCAAATTTGCCGGCAAACATCTGGTGCAGATAACCCCCCTAAAATTGTCTAGAGAATTCTACTCTCTCAGGCATCCTTAGCCCATTTGCAGCAAAAATGAAGGAAAGAGGGGGAGAGGGAGAGACAGTGAGAGGGAAAGAAGGATCAAGAACCGTTGTTTCCCGCTTCTTAGTAGAGTGCGTAGCCTCACGCACCCCACTGATCGCTTAGCCCTGTATCCAACCCAACAAGATAGAATCTCCTAACCCCAGTTACTAATTTGAAACCAACACAATATCAACCGTCAGCGCACCAAAAAAGCCGCACATTCAACGTGTGAGGTTTGGGGGAAAAAGTCTGCTGGCTGTACACGGGTTAGGCGATAGCCACCGGCATTACACAGGAATTTGAGATCACGCGCCAGAGTTGCCGGTTTGCAACTGACATAAACAATACGGCTTGGTTGAATTTGCACCAGCGTTTCCAGAACGGTGCGATCGCATCCCTTGCGCGGTGGATCAATTAGAACAATATCGGGTGTCACCCCTAATTGGGGCAGTAATGTCTCAACTTCTCCGACACGAAAACTTGTATTTGTCAAGTTATTCAGTTGGGCATTAAGCTGGGCTTGCTCGATTGCCGCCGGCTGCATTTCCAAACCAATCGCTTCCCGCACTCGCTTCGCCAGGGGCAAGGTAAAGGTGCCAATTCCGCAGTAGGCATCGACCAGCACCTCATCGCCTTGCAAATCCAACTGATTGACGATTGCCTCTAACAGCGCCTCTGCTGCCTCTGTATTCACCTGGAAGAAGGTATCGGCGCGGAGTTGAAACTGCAAACCGGCAAATTCCTCGTGTATATAAGGAAGGCCGGCGATACAGTGGGTTTCTTTGCCAAAAATGGCATTGGTTTTGGCTGGGTTGATATTCAGGCAGACGCCCACCAGTTGCGGGTAACGCTTCAGCCATGCTTGGGCTTGGGCCTCAATTTCCGCTAATTCCCCGGTTCTTGCCACCAAGGTTAATAAAATCTCACCTGTCCGGCGACCGATCCGCAGCGAGAGGTGACGCACTTCTCCCCGGTGATATTTTTCGTCATACACCCGCCACCCTTGCCGCTGAATGTCCTGTTTGACTTCTGCCAGCAGCGGATCTAAGCGGTCATCTTGAATGGGACAGCGGTTGAGGTTAACCAGCCGGTGGCTATTTTTTTGGTAGTAGCCGGCCTGTACGTTACCAGTTGATGACATTCCCAAGGGATAGGTGGCTTTGTTGCGGTAGCCCAAGGCTGCCGGTGGGGCCAACACCGGCTCAACCGGCGGCACAGAAATTCCTCCAATTCGTTCTAAAGCTTGAATAACCTGATTGCGTTTGGCTTCTAGCTGGTAGGAGTAATCGATATGCTGCCACTGACAGCCGCCGCATTTATCCGCCACAATGCAGCTAGGGCGAATCCGGTGGGGGGAAGATTCGAGAAGTTCGTGGGTTTTGCCGGTGGCATATTGGGCCTTGACTTGCACCAGTCGGGCGAGGAGGCGATCTCCGGGAACGGTATCGGGCACAAACACCACGCGCCCGTCAAATCGACCGACTCCTTCGCCGGTGTCACTTAAATCTGTGATGGCCACTTCTACCAATTCACCCTGTTGCCATCGTTTGTCAACGGTCTGCTCTAATTTGTCCATTGTCAGTTGCGAGTTGTTAATTGCGATCTTGCCGGTTCACGGTTCCCGCTTATCCTTACCCTATCCATGAACCCTGACAACTGACTACTCATAATTGACAACTGACCCCAAGTTGCCGCTTCAACCGTAATTTTCCAATGCCCAATGCCCAATGCCCAATGCCCAATGCCCCATCCCCATACCTTTAGGTTGGCGCAGCCTTGCCCAATGCCCCATGCCCAATCCCCAATCCCCAATCCCCAATCCCCAAACTTACGTTTCAGATTGCAACTTGTTATGAGCACTCTTTATTTGTGTCCCTCAGAATCGATAAACTACTTAATGATCTTCTGAGACTGCAGTAATAACCATGAGCGTAGTTAGCCAAGTTATTCTCCAAGCGGACGACGAGCTTCGTTATCCAAGCACCGGCGAACTTAAGAGCATTACACAATTCTTTCAAACCGGCGAACAGCGGGTTCGCATCGCCAGCACACTGGCAGAAAATGAAAAGAAAATTGTAGAACAAGCAAGTAAACGGCTTTGGCAGAAACGCCCTGACTTTATTTCTCCGGGCGGTAATGCTTACGGACAGCGTCAGCGGGCGCTTTGTTTGCGTGATTATGGCTGGTATCTGCGTCTAATTACCTACGGGATACTTGCCGGTGATCAAGAACCGATTGAAAAAATTGGGATCATTGGTGTGCGGGAAATGTACAACTCTCTGGGCGTTCCTGTGCCTGGTATGGCTGAATCCATCCGCTGCTTGAAAGAAGCAGCCCTGGCACTGCTTAGCCAAGAAGACGCCGCTGAAGCCGCCCCTTACTTCGACTACATCGCTCAGGCTATGTCATAACGGCAACCTGTTCACTGTTGCTGAGTGCCCTCTGGCAGCGTTGCTAGAGGCTCTCACTTTGTTCAGCGATCAGTTGTCAGGTGCCGGCTCTGGTGCGCGGCTGACGACTGACGATTGATCGCTGACCATTTTATTTAGTCAACAAATAGCTGTTTTAGTTGTTCAGGGGTGAAGGGATTTTGACCCCGGCGCAGGGAATTAATCCAACTTTGACGCAGGTATTTACGGCTTTGGTCTTCTGTCTCGTCTACAAATACCTGAAAATCTTCGATAGCGCCCTCAATATCGCCGCTAAGCGCCCGTGCAAGACCCCGACTGTCCCGGAACTCTTCTTGTTTGGGTGCGAGTTCTACAGCCTTGTTACAGGCATCTATCACATCAGTTGCTTGACCCCAGAGGCTGCCAAACCAGCAGAGGGTGTTCCAGTCGCCGGCGGAAACCGCGAGTGGGGAGTTAAGTATTTCGGCTTCAGCATACACGGAGAGTGCGCGTTTGACTTCTCCTCGCCTCACCAAGTTTTCTCCATCTCTTAGTAGCGCGGAGCTTGTCTGTTGTCGTGCTTGTTGCGTGACAGTGTTCACCGGCACTGTAGCGCCGGCTTTGCCAATAAAGGTAATAGCGGCTAATGTTACGCCAGTGGTTATTAAGCTTAAAAATTTGAGCCGGCTTTTGTTGGTTTTGCGTGCTGTCCAATTTGCTTTTGGTTGAGTCGTCGCCATTCTCTAATTTGCCTCTGTTGCACAAGCCCCATCCTAATCTAAGTTTGAACGGTGTTTTCCGGGTGATATTTAACGATTTTGAGGGTGCCGGTTTTAAAGGCTGTCCTAAAAGTATTCAATCTTCCTCTAAAGCTCAAAGACCGATGCTCATAGCAATAGAAACTTATTAAGGATTAATCCGCGCTTTAATTTCTTGCATGATATTTGAGATTTCCTGTTCAGAATCAATGTGCCTTGAGAGAACTTGCTCGGTTGATTCCAGTAGCCGGTCAGAAAATAACTTTGCTAAATCTTGTCGCAAGCCTTGCCCAATATAAAATTTAAGCAAGGCTTCAAAAGGCATATTGCGACTGATCGCTACTTTTTGAAGTGATTCTAGTGTATCTTTTGGGATTTCAATCGATACTGTTTCTGCTTCACGAGGTCTTAGGTGTAATTTAACTTCTTCTTCAGGCTTGTTCATATAATTGCCTTTCTGTACGAGTAGTCGGACGTGCAGAAATTATCCGGTTTCGCTCACCACGTTCTACATAAACTACTAGCAAGAGGCGTTGAGCGCGGGAATACCCAATGATGAAATCGCGCTGTTCGTCATTGGAGGTTGCGTCACCCTCTTGGTAGAAGGGGTCGAAAAAAACTTCTGCGGCTTCTTCAAATGTAACACCATGTTTTTCAATGTTGCTTTGTGCCTTGTTGATGTTCCATTCAAATTCTATGCCTTGCAGCCGATAGACGATATCCATTTGTTGATTTTCTGGCTTACTTCTCCATCATCAACGCCTTTATCTACTTTACAATGTCGTCCACCAAATCAGGAGAGCCGGCGAGGAAAACTTGTCTAAATTCTTGGGTGCCGGCACCGTCGCTGGGTATATTTGCACAAGTGAGATGTTCTCATTTGTAGATTTAGATAGGTACAAAAAAACCCAGTTTCTTGAAGAAACCGGGCTTCTGGATCTATGGCAACGATAAATCACCCCAACTTTAACCGATTGCTACCTGCACGCGCTCATCAACAACTCTCGCAGGGAATGCCGGCACCTTCACCGTTTCATCATCTAAACATTGCCCTGTCGCTAAATTGAAATTCTGCTTGTAAATCGGTGAAGCAACTTTTTTGACACCCTTACGATCACCGACAATGCCGCGTGATAAAACATAGGCTTTGCTAAACGGATCGTAGTTACCGAGTGCGTAAATCTCCGAAGCATTTCCTACCCGAAAAACCGCGACTTGTTTACCGTCAACTAGGGCACAAACTCCGGTATTGGGTGTAATCGCTGACACTGGGCAGACATCAACCCATTGTGTAACTTTCTCACGAACTGGTAAAGCTTGAACCATTTTCTTTTCTCCCTAATAATTTTTGGTTAACGATGTTTGTGCGATGCCGGCAACTTATTCAGTCGCACCAACCAAAGTTTTCTCGTGTTCCTTCGCTGGGCGTTTTTGTCCCCGTTCATCTACATATTGCAGACTCGGATCTGGCTCATCCGTGTTAACGAAATGCCGGAAACGCTGTACTTTTTCTGGATCTTCAATGGTTGCCTTCCACTCACACTGATAAGTGCTGACAAGGTGTTCCATCTGTTCTTCCAACTCAGCACCAATGCCAAGGGAATCTTCAATAATTACTTGCTTCAGGTATTCAATCCCGCCTTCAAGCTTGTTAAACCAAGTTGCAGTGCGTTCCAGTCGATCAGCAGTTCTGATGTAGAAAACTAAGAACCGATCTAAATACTTAATCAGCGTTTCTTTGTCAATATCCGCTGCTAGTAAAACGGCGTGTTGTGGCTTCATACCACCATTGCCACACACGTACAAATTCCACCCGTTTTCTGTTGCAATAATGCCAAAATCTTTGCTTTGGGCTTCTGCACATTCACGGGTGCAACCAGAAACGGCAGATTTTAATTTGTGGGGGGCACGTAAACCTCGATAGCGCAATTCGACTTCAATCGCCAAACTTGTAGAATCCTGTACCCCAAACCGGCACCAGGTACTTCCCACGCAAGATTTTACGGTACGAAGTGCTTTTCCATAAGCGTGTCCCGATTCAAAGCCGGCATCTATCAACTGCTTCCAAATTTGGGGCAATTGATCCACACGCGCCCCGAATAAATCAATCCGCTGCCCGCCTGTAATCTTTGTGTAAAGCCCAAATTCTTTGGCAACTTTTCCGATAACAATTAGCTGATCCGGCGTAATTTCCCCACCGGGTACTCGTGGCACAACTGAATAGGTTCCATCCCGCTGAATGTTTGCAAGATAGTAATCATTAGTATCTTGCAAACTCACATGGGGAGTTTTTAAAATATGCTCATTCCAAGTAGAAGCAAGCATAGAAGACACAGTCGGCTTACAAATTTCACATCCTAAACCGCTGCCGTGCTGTTGAATTAACTCATCAAAGGTTTGAATTTTATGAACTCGCACCAAATGATACAGTTCTTGACGGGAATAGGCAAAATGTTCGCAGAGATGATTTTTGACAACCAAACCGGCTTTCTTCATCTCAGACTTGAGAATATCCGTCACCAATGGCACGCAACCGCCGCAGCCGGTGCCGGCTTTTGTGCATTTTTTCACCGTCGGCACATCGGTGAGGTTGCCCTCGCGGATGGCAGTGCAAATCTGCCCTTTGGTAACATTATTGCAGGAGCAAATTTGCGCCGAATCGGGCAAACTATCGACTCCCATTGCCGCAGATGCCGGCTTACCTTCCCGTGGTGGCATTAATAAATCTTCGGGATAGGGAGGCAAGGCAATTCCGTTTTGCACAAATTGCAACAAAGTGCCGTATGCGGAAGCATCTCCAATGAGAATTCCCCCTAAAAGCCGGCTGCCATCCGCATTTAAAACCAGCTTTTTATAAACACCTTGAACGTTATCGGTGATGGCGATTTCTTTAGCACCGGCAGTTTTGGCAAAGGCATCCCCGAAACTTGCTACATCCACTCCCAATAACTTGAGTTTGGTGGACATATCCGCGCCGGTAAAGGTACTCGTCGCTGTATTGCTCAGGATATCCGCTGCGACGCCTGCCATCGTATAGCCGGGGGCGACTAATCCGTAAATTCGATTTTGATAAAGGGCGCATTCTCCCACCGCATAAATGTCTGGATCGGAAGTTTGACAGTAATCATTGATAATAATCCCGCCACGCTCACCCACTGCAATTCCGCAGCTTCTGGCAATGTCATCACGAGGACGAATGCCTGCAGAAAACACAATCATGTCGGTTTCTAATTCGCCGCCATCTGCAAACAGCATTTTAGAAACTTTGCCGTTTTCATTGACAATTTCTGTTGTGGCTTTGCTGGTGTGAACCGATACTTCTAACGCTTCGATTTTGCTGCTAAGAATTGCACCACCGGCATCATCGATTTGCACCGGCATCAAACGGGGAGCAAACTCAACCACATGGGTTTTTAATCCCATGTTTTTTAGGGCATTTGCACATTCCAACCCTAATAAACCGCCCCCAACGACTACGCCAACTGTGCAGTTTTTGGCGTAGTCAGACATCGCTTCCAGGTCATCAATTTTCCGGTAAACAAATGTACCTTTCGCGTCATTACCTTTAATCGGCGGCACAAAAGGATAAGAGCCGGTGGCGACAACAATCTTATCGTAGGGAACTTCTAACCCATTAGCTGAAGAGACGGTTTTTTGTTCCCGGTTAATCGCAACTGCTTTATCGCCAATGTGAATTTCAATTCCGTTTTCTTGATAAAACCCAGGTTCAACTAACGTTAAATCTCCCGCAGTTTTCCCAGAGAAAAAGCCGCTGAGGTTAACGCGATCATAAGCAACACGAGGTTCTTCGCAGAATGTAATTATATTCCATTGCTGTGTCGCTCCTTTTGCGACCATCAGCTCTAGGAATTTGTGACCGACCATACCATTGCCGATAACAACGAGGTTCTTTTTGGCTGTCATTAAATTTTTCAACGCCTATATCTCAGTTATCCTAATCAGAGATATAAAAAATTCCCATGTTATTTTGTAGCTATTGTTACTAAATATAGATTGGCTATGCAGCCTTGGAATGATCCCCATTTTGTTTTTGCATTTTCGGTTCAAAAGTATTGCAAATTAACAGAAGATCGCTATATCTGAGGAACACTGTATCAGTAAACCGATTGTCCTGCGCGAGCGCTCTGTATCGCTCTAAGCTAGTGTAGACAACCTTTAGCCACCCTATCGGGGATGGCAACATAACGCCTGTATGACTCAGCCGGCAGATATTGGCAGCAAACGTTTAATTAGCCTCGCGCCTGAAAGCTGGGTGCAATGGGTGACACAGTTTCCCGATGTGGAAGTGCGAGATATCATTAGTTCAGACTTTCAGTGGGTTCGCCGTGAGAGTGATGTCTTGGTACGAGCTTACACTCCCGAATATGGGGAATTTCTGCTACTGAACGAATTACAATTGCGTTATAAACCAGAAATGCCTAAGCGGATGCGGGCTTATGCAGCACTGGCAGAAGAAAAATATAATCTGCCGGCTTATCCGGTATTGGTTAACATTTTGCAAGAGAGGAATGTGGCAATTCCCACTCGTTATGAATCAGAGTTTGCCGGCTTGCAGGCGCGTCAAGACTATCGCGTGATCAATCTTTGGGAAGTGGATGTTGAAATCGCCTTTCAACAATCTATTAAAACCCTGCTGCCATTTGTGCCGGTGTTGCGCGGGGGTGCTGAGGAATCTACCGTGCGACGCGCTTTGCAAACCCTCCGCGCCGATGAGCAACTGAACCAGTTAGAAACGCTCCTGGCATTTTTTGCTACGTTTGTATTAGACAGCGGTTTAGTTCAACAAATAATGAGGTGGGATATGGCAATATTATCAGAATCTCCCTGGTATCACGAGATACTAGCGCAAGGGCGAAAACAGGAAGCGTTAACTATGATTGTGCGCCCACTAACTCGTCGGTTTGGTTCCGTTTCTCCTGAGTTACAAGAGTCTTTGCACCGGCTCTCCTTGGAGCAATTGGAAGAATTGAGTGAGTTACTGTTAGATTTTGCTGCCATTACAGATTTAGAAACCTGGTTAAGCACTCAAGGTGAAAATCAACAAATTGTTGAGCCTTAGTTTGCAAAGTTGTGGCAATTTTTTAAGCACCCATTCCCGAATAATGCTTCAAACCTCGACGCCATAACCAGCGATTGCAGATAAAAAATATAATCGTCCAACCCAACATCACTAACAACCCGCCAACGACATCCACCGGCAACCCTACCAGTATTGCAGCGGGAAAATGTATTAAATAGGGAAATGGCGTCCACTGCACAACTTGGCGCACCGACTCTGGAAACATTTCTAACGGAGCAATCATGCCGGAGAAAAACAGGTAAAACAAAAACCAGAATTGCTCAATTGCCGTTGCTCTCTCTATCCAAAAAGCAAATAAAGCAAAGGTATACTGGATAAGAAAGCGCAAGATAAAGGCAAAAACAATAACGAGTAAAAACAGTAAAAACCGCCCCGGATTTGGTATCCAAAATGATTGAGGGTAGAGGGCAAAGAACAGTAAGATCAGCCCAATAATGAACGGTAGACGGGCGAAGCGCTCAGAAACATGAGCGGCGACATGATGCCAAACTGGATCAATCGGTTGCAAAAGTCGGGGTGAAAGCTTACCTTGCACAACTTCTTTCTCAAACTCCCAAATCACCCAAACCACATTTGTTTGACGAACGATAAAGGCGGCGAGAAAATAGCGGGCGAAATCTACCGGCTGTAACCCAAAGTTACCACTTTGAGAAGCTTTCATCCAAATGCCCATTAGGATAAATGGCAAAGATCCAGAAAGCGCCCATAAAAATAATTCAGCTCGATATTCGAGCATATAGGCGTAGTTGGAAATTAGCAAAGTTTTGGCAGTTCTGATTACTTTGTTCATGGGAAATGAGGCAGGGG contains the following coding sequences:
- a CDS encoding ABC-2 family transporter protein; the protein is MNKVIRTAKTLLISNYAYMLEYRAELFLWALSGSLPFILMGIWMKASQSGNFGLQPVDFARYFLAAFIVRQTNVVWVIWEFEKEVVQGKLSPRLLQPIDPVWHHVAAHVSERFARLPFIIGLILLFFALYPQSFWIPNPGRFLLFLLVIVFAFILRFLIQYTFALFAFWIERATAIEQFWFLFYLFFSGMIAPLEMFPESVRQVVQWTPFPYLIHFPAAILVGLPVDVVGGLLVMLGWTIIFFICNRWLWRRGLKHYSGMGA